From Streptomyces sp. TLI_053, a single genomic window includes:
- a CDS encoding SRPBCC family protein, producing MIDVERRIAVQRPADEVLRYLADFGNTVEWDPGTEDCVRLDSGPVAPGAHWRNTSRFRGRRTELDYRLEEYRPDRLVFVGHNRTVTATDDITVSASADRTLLVYRASLRFHGLARFAAPFLRSEFERLADAVADRLPRVLARR from the coding sequence ATGATCGACGTGGAGCGCCGCATCGCGGTGCAGCGGCCCGCCGACGAGGTGCTTCGGTACCTGGCGGACTTCGGGAACACGGTCGAGTGGGACCCGGGCACCGAGGACTGCGTGCGCCTGGACTCCGGGCCCGTGGCGCCGGGAGCGCACTGGCGCAACACCTCGCGCTTCCGGGGGCGGCGCACCGAGCTGGACTACCGGCTGGAGGAGTACCGGCCCGACCGGCTGGTGTTCGTCGGGCACAACCGCACCGTCACCGCCACCGACGACATCACCGTCAGCGCGTCCGCCGACCGCACTCTGCTGGTATACCGCGCCTCGCTGCGCTTCCACGGCCTCGCACGGTTCGCCGCGCCGTTCCTGCGGTCCGAGTTCGAGCGTCTCGCGGACGCGGTGGCCGACCGGCTTCCCCGCGTGCTGGCCCGACGGTGA